Within the Bacillus sp. FSL K6-3431 genome, the region GATATGCCTTTCCTTTCGAAGGATTACCTTGAAATAGCGCTTTTCGAATTGGCGAACCTACTACCATTGTTTTCTTTTTGGGAAAATGATCGGCCGCTTCTTCAAAAGAGGTAAATATTTTATCAGAAAACCTCATTGCAATTCGATTAGCTAGTCCAGGCGTCATATCACTTTCATGTAGAAAAACCGGAATACAAAGCGACTTTGCGGCCAGAACGACTGGAACCGTTACAAAGCCGCCCTTGGAAAATACTAACTTCGGTTTTAATTGTTTAAGCAGGCTCCTTGCTTGCCAAATTCCTTTTACGACCCTTGCTACATCCAACATATTTTCTTTACTCAAGTAGCGACGTAGCTTACCACTTGAGATCCCATAATAAGGAATTTGACTATTCTCAATAATTTCTTTTTCAATACCAGACAATGAGCCAATATAATGTAAGTCCCAATCAACGCTTAACGCTTCCATAATAGCCAGATTTGGAGTTACATGGCCCGCTGATCCCCCACCGGTAAATACTATTTTTTGATTTTTCATTTATGCAATCCCCGCTTCTTTTTATTATCTTTTAATATATTCTATTAAGTGTTGTCCAGTATTTCCACGCTTCCAAATAAACTGGTAAATCTTGTGGATGATGATAAATACATCTGAGCATTCGTATATACAGCCCAATAATTACTTCCTCTACTAATTGATCTTTATCATTTTTGAAATTAGGAAGCTCTTTGGCCGCTTCGTAGATAACATCCATTGTAAGCTGCTCAGGAGAAGAACAAAAGGCAAAAACAAGTTCATAAATCAAGGGACCTGCAAGCGGCATCGGATCAATAACAGCTACTAGCCTATTATCCACTTGTAAAAAATTATGGACCCCACAATCTCCATGCAGTAGATAAGAACCTTCATTAGGATTAATTCTAGTTTCTTTTTGAATAAGATTTTTGACAAGTTTAAAATCATCTTCTGTTAGTGCCGTACCAATAATTTCTTTTGCTGATTCAATCTCTCCCAAAAGATAGTAATGCCAATCTTTGCTTAAGCTTTGTGTCCATCCCCAATTATGTTTGGCGGTTGGCTTATATTGGGTAATTAGTTTATTTACCAGTCTCTTTAATAATACTTTTTTGTTGCTCATTACTGACCTTACATTCCCAGAGATGTATGTGTAAATAAAATATTCATGATCATTGTCCACATATAAAACTTTTGGTAAAATCCCAACATTTTGGTATGTTAATAAAAAATCCGATTCTGCTTTTATCATCTCGTACTCATTGCTTTTTAAAACATAATGATGACTATCATCACCTAATAACTTCCATACACTGCTGGAAGTTCCACCATTTAATTCTTTCCATTCCACTATTCTAAAGGGAAGGAGATTCGAATGATTAATATTCCAAATGCATCTATCTATATTCCACATAATGTATTCCTTTCCTCCTTTCCTTTTCCTTTTCTTTGTTCATTACCATGTAAAATATATTATATTCAAAGATTACCAAAGAAAGTAGTAGACTGCTATAATGAATATAATAAGAAGGTTCAATATCTTCTAAAAATGCAAAAAGGAGTGTTATATATGTCATATCTTTCTATAAGTACTTGGAGCTTACACCGAAACCTTGGACCTCTTCGTTGGACAGTTTGGGATGATGCAGAAAAGAAACAAGTTGTCGAAATTAAAGCCCAGCCTGAAACGATAAAGCTTAAAGACCTACCCGAAACATTGGCTTCCAAAGGATTCAATGCGTTGGAAATTTGTCACTTCCATTTTCAGCGCACTGACTCAGACTATTTAAATGAAATAAGCCAAGCCTGTAAACATGCAAATATTACTTTACATACGCTTTTATTGGATTATGGAGATATTTCAAATGATGACGAAGTTCGTCGTAATAAGGATTTGGAATTCATCAAAGAGTGGATTTTTATTGCTGCTGAAGTTGGTGCACAACGGATTAGAGTAATTGCTGGAGATTCTGATCCTGAAGATCAGCAAGCACTAGAGCGATCAGCACAACATTTACAAGAGCTCGCAATATATGCTGAGAAACAAGGGGTCCGTATTGTGATGGAAAACTTCCGTTCCCTGACATCAAATTCGAACAACTGTATCCATTTATTACACAATAGTCATGAGTCCATTCGAATGATTACAGACTTCGGAAATTTTAATGGAAAAAATAAATACGAGGAATTGGCAGCGATCCTACCATATAGTGAATCTGTTCACGCCAAGGCAAACTTCGACTCAAATGGTTTGCCAGATGCAGTAGAATTTCAAAAATGCTTGGATCTATTGGCCAACTTTAACTATGAAGGTTCCATAACATTAATTTATGATGGGCCTGGTGACATGTGGGAAGGTATCGATCGTGTAAAGAAGATTGTAGAGCCATATCTTTAATAAGTCCCTCAAAAAAGAGCTGTTGAGCGTTTCTGCTCAACAGCCTTTTTTCTATTTTGTCTTATTTTGTTTGTTTAAACTTTATCTTCATTGCCTTAGCCATCAAATCCGGCAAGTCTGTGTTTTCATGCAACCCTGCAAATAATTCTGAACTCGGTCCAAATGCATATAACGGGATATCAACTCCTGTATGCTGAGTGCTAGTCCAGCCTACAAGTGCACGTTCAGAAACAATTTCATTAATCGCTATACTCGGTTTGTCTGCTGTTTTCACTTTATCTACTTCCTCATCTGTTACATCCAATGCTGTGTACTTCTTAACTATTTCTTTTACATTGCTTTTATCAGGGTTTATTTGGCTAGCCATAAAATCGCCAGTTGCGGTGACATCACGTAAAACCTCTATTTTTGCATCGTATTCACCGTAACCTCCTACAGACATTCCACCTGTATCATGATCACCTGCAATAACAATAAGCGTATTTTTATCTTTTTTTGCAAAATCTAGTGCTTTCTCAACTGCTGCTTCAAATGCCTGTGCATCATTCATTGCCCATGCAGCATCATGAGCGTGGCCAGCCCAATCTATTTGACTGCCTTCAACCATTAGAAAAAAACCATCTTTATCTTTATTAAGTATGTTCAAAGCCGTATCTGTCATTTCCGCTAAACTTGGCTGCTTCGTTTCCTCCCTATCTAATTCAGGAGCCATGCCTTCTTCAGCGAAGAGTCCGATAAGTTTCTTGGTTTTATTAGCTTTTTTTAAATCTGTTCCTTCTGAAACAATATCATATCCGTCTTTTTTTGCCTTTTTTAGCAAGTTATCCGGAAAGTACTTTTTACCCCCACCAAGAATAACATCCACATCATTTTCTAAAAGCTGTGGTGCGATATTTGCTTCGTCTGCACGGGATGCAACATTTGACGCAAATACAGCTGGAGTGGCATGGGTAATAGTCGATGTAGCTACAAGACCTGATGATTTACCATCATCTTCAGCAGCTTGTAAAATTGTTTTTAACTTTTTTCCTTCCGGAGAAGTACTGATCATTCCGTTATTTGTTTTTACACCGGTAGCCATGGCTGTTCCCGCAGCTGCCGAATCCGTAACTTCCGTATTTGCAGAATACGTACGATGCATGCCTACTAGCATGGAATCCATTGTAGATTCTTTTCCTTTATACCAACGATAATTTGTTGCATAGGAAGCGGAGTAACCATCAGGAACCATAAATATCACATTTTTCACTTTTCCATTATTCTGCTGAGATTTTGCCTCTGCCATCGATGTGGACCAGTTAACACCTACCAATGTACCAATAGCTAGAGTTGATACAGCAGCAACAGCCATTACTTTCTTTTTAATTGAAGTTTTCATTTTTCCCCTCCTCGTCATATGTACACTGTCATCATATAATCGGGATATTGAATTTTCATAAAAGTCATGTAAATGATGTGTAAATATTTAAAATCGAGAACAAATTACTACTCTTAGCCATTTGTTCAGGACCTTTATGCTATAGAATTTACTTATTCCATACAAATATGTATTTTAAATCTGTTTTCCCTTAGAATGGAATGTATTCAGAAGTACTTTAGACATATAGGGCAATCAAAAATACTTTACATTAACTTAATATATGTTTTTTCATTTTTAAATTTTTTTCAGTCTAGAGACCTGGAAAATCGAAATTACTACTGATTAACGGAACCTTACTACCGATTATGTCGAGTTTACTATCGATTGAAAAAAATGTATCATAATAGAGGAGGCATTTAGTCAACCTAATCAAATACAAAAAAATCGCAAATCTATAATACGACTGCGACTTTTTATATTTCTATTTTTAGCATCATAGAATGAATCTACCTTCACTGTTTAGTTCATCCTGTTCCTTATTATATAAATCCTATTTCGGTCTGTTTGAAGAAATGTGATGTGAGGTATTTCAAACATGCTTTTTAATCGACCTACACTTGTCATTGCTTTTATTTAATCTGCAATTATGATTACAAGGCCTTTTTCTTCTAGTAATTGCTTAGATTGCAAATCAACTTTTTTATCTGTAATCAGTTTATCCACCTTTTCTAGCGGTACAATTTGTGAGAATGCACGTTTACCAAACTTGCTTGAATCTACCATAAGAATGACTTTATCAGATCGTTCGATCATTTTTTTCTTAAGCAATGCTTGTCCTTCATTTGAATCACTTAGTCCATCTTCAGTGTGAATTCCTTTGCAAGATAGAAATGTTTTATTCACGTGATACATATTAATCGAGCTTTCTGCCAGTGGGCCAATGTATGATAGTGATTTCGATAAAAGCCGACCGCCTGTCGATATGACATCGATTTTTTCTTTTTTACTTAATTCTATAATAACTTTAGTTGAATTCGTAATAACAGTAAGTGGCATGTTCGGCAATACTTTCGCCATATACCAGGCTGTTGTACTTGCATCAAGTATAATACGGTCACCTTCTACCACTTTTTTCATTGCTTCATATGCAATTGCTTTTTTTTCTTCTACATTTGTAATAACTCGTTCCGAAAAGTGCAATTCCGATTGATCATCTTGTACACTTACCGCTCCACCATGACTACGTTGAAGCTTATTCTCTTTTTCCAGTTTTTCAAGATCACGGCGAATTGTTTCCTCCGTAACTGAAAAGACTTTGCTTAATTCTGTCACGCGTATGCTTGATCGCTCGATGACGAGTTCCACAATTTTTTGATGCCTTTCTGCTGCAAGCATGCAACTTCCTTCCTTCCTAAAACCTTTGTTTATGTTTGATTATGTTTGTATTGTAACATAGATATAGACTATTCTCCTACATCAAGCATCTACATTCCATTTAGTTAACATGGCGATTTATTTCATTCTTTCGCGTTAAGAGAGGAAGTAAACTTATTGCATCTGTAGCAAAAACTTATAAAAAGTTAAGCAGAGAAGCAAGATTTTAACTAAAGAATTAATTATATGTAAGAAGCTCCTCGCTTTGCTTAATTAGCCAAATAGTACTCTAGTATAAAACTGACAACTATTATTAATTTTATAGCCTTTCATTATTGATTCCTTTTCAGTAAAAAAATTATACCCTTTTAATTGTGATACCTTATTTCACAAATGTAAAAGTTTGATTTTCAAAACGGCATGAAAAGCGACTGATTTTCTCAGCCGCTTTTTCCGTACACC harbors:
- a CDS encoding undecaprenyldiphospho-muramoylpentapeptide beta-N-acetylglucosaminyltransferase, yielding MKNQKIVFTGGGSAGHVTPNLAIMEALSVDWDLHYIGSLSGIEKEIIENSQIPYYGISSGKLRRYLSKENMLDVARVVKGIWQARSLLKQLKPKLVFSKGGFVTVPVVLAAKSLCIPVFLHESDMTPGLANRIAMRFSDKIFTSFEEAADHFPKKKTMVVGSPIRKALFQGNPSKGKAYLHFNKYLPILTIMGGSLGAKKVNEAVRSLLPDLTKYFQIVHICGKNQTDSKYARLAGYQQFEYISGELADILSTTDMVLTRGGSNAIFEFLSLRIPMLIIPLPKSQSRGDQILNAISFREKGYALMLEEEMLTSDVLFQQLIALQKQSEQMVDVMRDSIASEAVKIIVEAIEETKKGY
- a CDS encoding phosphotransferase, coding for MWNIDRCIWNINHSNLLPFRIVEWKELNGGTSSSVWKLLGDDSHHYVLKSNEYEMIKAESDFLLTYQNVGILPKVLYVDNDHEYFIYTYISGNVRSVMSNKKVLLKRLVNKLITQYKPTAKHNWGWTQSLSKDWHYYLLGEIESAKEIIGTALTEDDFKLVKNLIQKETRINPNEGSYLLHGDCGVHNFLQVDNRLVAVIDPMPLAGPLIYELVFAFCSSPEQLTMDVIYEAAKELPNFKNDKDQLVEEVIIGLYIRMLRCIYHHPQDLPVYLEAWKYWTTLNRIY
- a CDS encoding sugar phosphate isomerase/epimerase family protein; translation: MSYLSISTWSLHRNLGPLRWTVWDDAEKKQVVEIKAQPETIKLKDLPETLASKGFNALEICHFHFQRTDSDYLNEISQACKHANITLHTLLLDYGDISNDDEVRRNKDLEFIKEWIFIAAEVGAQRIRVIAGDSDPEDQQALERSAQHLQELAIYAEKQGVRIVMENFRSLTSNSNNCIHLLHNSHESIRMITDFGNFNGKNKYEELAAILPYSESVHAKANFDSNGLPDAVEFQKCLDLLANFNYEGSITLIYDGPGDMWEGIDRVKKIVEPYL
- a CDS encoding alkaline phosphatase, giving the protein MKTSIKKKVMAVAAVSTLAIGTLVGVNWSTSMAEAKSQQNNGKVKNVIFMVPDGYSASYATNYRWYKGKESTMDSMLVGMHRTYSANTEVTDSAAAGTAMATGVKTNNGMISTSPEGKKLKTILQAAEDDGKSSGLVATSTITHATPAVFASNVASRADEANIAPQLLENDVDVILGGGKKYFPDNLLKKAKKDGYDIVSEGTDLKKANKTKKLIGLFAEEGMAPELDREETKQPSLAEMTDTALNILNKDKDGFFLMVEGSQIDWAGHAHDAAWAMNDAQAFEAAVEKALDFAKKDKNTLIVIAGDHDTGGMSVGGYGEYDAKIEVLRDVTATGDFMASQINPDKSNVKEIVKKYTALDVTDEEVDKVKTADKPSIAINEIVSERALVGWTSTQHTGVDIPLYAFGPSSELFAGLHENTDLPDLMAKAMKIKFKQTK
- a CDS encoding DeoR/GlpR family DNA-binding transcription regulator codes for the protein MLAAERHQKIVELVIERSSIRVTELSKVFSVTEETIRRDLEKLEKENKLQRSHGGAVSVQDDQSELHFSERVITNVEEKKAIAYEAMKKVVEGDRIILDASTTAWYMAKVLPNMPLTVITNSTKVIIELSKKEKIDVISTGGRLLSKSLSYIGPLAESSINMYHVNKTFLSCKGIHTEDGLSDSNEGQALLKKKMIERSDKVILMVDSSKFGKRAFSQIVPLEKVDKLITDKKVDLQSKQLLEEKGLVIIIAD